CAGAGTCGAGTTTAAGAACCACCTGCTGCATTTTTTTCCTCCTCTTCAGGCACCAACATTTTAAATTCTCTCTGTCCCATGATACCTTCCGTTCTATACAACATTACAACAACGAGAAGGACAGCATAAACAACCATTCTCCATTCAGGGCCTACTGTAAACGGTAAGATGTGCATAGCATTTACGGAGTCTATACCAAGTCGTAAGAGTTCAGAAAGCACAGTCAAGAACACGGCAGCAATTATAGAACCACTCAAAGAGCCTGCGCCACCTATATAAACCATCGTAAGAAGACTTAAAGGCCCCGCTATACTTGGGCTTGTGAAGGAAAACATCGTAGGATGGGCAAGTTGTAAAAGATGGACAAGAAGAGCCCCTGCAATACCTGCAAAGAAAGCGCCAACAGAAAACGCCATTACCTTATATTTTGTTGTATTCACACCTACAAGTTCAGAAGCAACTTCATCCTCTCTTATAGACTTCATTGCTCTACCAATTGTAGAATAGATAATATTTTTCATAATAAAGATTGAAACTAAAGTAAACAAAAATATCAACGTAAAAGTTGAAAGTCTTGGTATGCCTAAAAGCCCCCTTGGGCCACCTACTGCATCAATTGCGTTAATTGCAACTTTTACAATCTCTTGAAAGGCAAGTGTAACAATTGCAAGATAATCGCCCCTTAATCTCAAGGTTGGTATCCCAAGTAAAACACCAACAATTGCTGCAAGCACTCCACCTAAAATTACAGCCAATATAAAAAGTGTAAATTTAGGTAGAGCTTGCATCTGCGGAACCTTCCAAACAAGAGTAGTTAGAACTCCTGCAGTGTATGCTCCAATTGCCATAAAACCGCCATGGCCCAAAGAAAATTGCCCAGTAAAACCGTTAATAATATTTAAACTTGTTGCAAGAATAATGTTTATGAGAGCAATTTCAATGATTTGCATATGGTAATTATTCAACGCAGAAAAACTATAGAGCAGTTGTATTAAACCATAGATTAACAAACTATAAATCAAAAAAAGCCTATTTTTCGTAAGAATCTTTTTCATCTTAAACCTTTTCCCCCGTGCGTTTTCCAAATAGCCCTTGAGGAAGGAAGATCAAAACCAAGATAAGTATTGCATAGGCAATTCCTTCCCCAATTATAGAATTGATTGAATACCCAAACACTTCAGAAATGCCAAGAATAAATGCACCAGCAACCGCACCACCAATATTCCCTATTCCCCCTAAAACAGCTGCTATAAAAGCTTTAAGTCCTGGCACAATACCCATGTAAGGTAAAATCCTTGGATATGTTAAACCAGAAAGCAATCCTGCTGCACCTGCAAGAGCACCACCTACGATAAAGGTTATATCTATAATTTTCTCAAGGTCAATCCCCATAAGCCTCAAGGCATCTTTATCTTGTGCAGACGCTCTCATTGCCATACCAAGACGTGTGTATTTTATTATGTAAGTTAGAATAAGCATCAACACTATTGATATTGATACATTGATGATTTGATAGTTTGTAAAATATGCCGTCCCAATATTGTAATTTACCATTG
Above is a genomic segment from Caldisericaceae bacterium containing:
- a CDS encoding branched-chain amino acid ABC transporter permease, which gives rise to MKKILTKNRLFLIYSLLIYGLIQLLYSFSALNNYHMQIIEIALINIILATSLNIINGFTGQFSLGHGGFMAIGAYTAGVLTTLVWKVPQMQALPKFTLFILAVILGGVLAAIVGVLLGIPTLRLRGDYLAIVTLAFQEIVKVAINAIDAVGGPRGLLGIPRLSTFTLIFLFTLVSIFIMKNIIYSTIGRAMKSIREDEVASELVGVNTTKYKVMAFSVGAFFAGIAGALLVHLLQLAHPTMFSFTSPSIAGPLSLLTMVYIGGAGSLSGSIIAAVFLTVLSELLRLGIDSVNAMHILPFTVGPEWRMVVYAVLLVVVMLYRTEGIMGQREFKMLVPEEEEKNAAGGS
- a CDS encoding branched-chain amino acid ABC transporter permease; this translates as MDKIFNLQQLINGIQLGSIYALIAIGYTLVYGIIRLVNFAHGDFYMLGAYAAYFTINFMLAQRQNPYIIFILLVSMLAGALVAFLSNRIAYRKLRYKPRLSALITAIGVSMFLEYFTSAIPAIGPSYRPFPQFISMVNYNIGTAYFTNYQIINVSISIVLMLILTYIIKYTRLGMAMRASAQDKDALRLMGIDLEKIIDITFIVGGALAGAAGLLSGLTYPRILPYMGIVPGLKAFIAAVLGGIGNIGGAVAGAFILGISEVFGYSINSIIGEGIAYAILILVLIFLPQGLFGKRTGEKV